A window from Thermomonas aquatica encodes these proteins:
- the accB gene encoding acetyl-CoA carboxylase biotin carboxyl carrier protein — translation MDLRKIKKLIDLLEESNLAEIEIKEGEESVRLARVPKGGLVQAAAPMVQHVAAPAAAPAPAPVMPMHSPSEAATGGSHKPHADLPPGHVVRAPMVGTFYASPSPDKPAFVSVGQAVKAGETLGIIEAMKMFNPIEADVSGTVLAIQCESGQPVEFDQPLFVIG, via the coding sequence ATGGACCTGCGCAAGATCAAGAAGCTGATCGACCTGCTGGAAGAATCCAACCTGGCCGAGATCGAGATCAAGGAAGGCGAGGAATCCGTACGCCTGGCGCGCGTGCCGAAGGGCGGCCTGGTCCAGGCCGCCGCGCCGATGGTCCAGCACGTCGCCGCGCCCGCCGCCGCGCCGGCGCCGGCCCCGGTGATGCCGATGCATTCGCCGTCGGAAGCCGCCACCGGCGGCTCGCACAAGCCGCATGCCGACCTGCCGCCCGGCCACGTGGTGCGCGCGCCGATGGTCGGCACCTTCTACGCCAGCCCGTCGCCGGACAAGCCGGCCTTCGTCAGCGTCGGCCAGGCGGTCAAGGCCGGCGAGACGCTGGGCATCATCGAGGCGATGAAGATGTTCAACCCGATCGAGGCCGACGTCTCCGGCACCGTGCTCGCCATCCAGTGCGAGAGCGGGCAGCCGGTCGAATTCGACCAGCCTCTTTTCGTTATCGGGTAA
- the purH gene encoding bifunctional phosphoribosylaminoimidazolecarboxamide formyltransferase/IMP cyclohydrolase gives MTANLFEGPSVAVRRALLSVSDKTGLLDFAKALAAHGVELLSTGGTAKTLREAGLTVKDVSEHTGFPEMMDGRVKTLHPKVHGGLLGRAGTDDAVMAEHGIDRIDLLVLNLYPFLKVSMDPASSFEDVIENIDIGGPAMLRSAAKNFARVAVATDPAQYAGIVDELNANAGALSAKTRFGLAVAAFNNVAFYDACISNFLSAKQDDGSHAQFSAQANGNFVKVMDLRYGENPHQQAAFYRDLWPAPGSLATFTQLQGKELSYNNIADSDAAWECVRQFELPACVIVKHANPCGVAIGAGCANAYEAAYATDPTSAFGGILAFNTRLDAATCKAILDRQFVEVLIAPDYEDGALDYARKKANVRVLRIPMAKPSPGFIDTKRVGSGMLMQTADDRVITRDDLKVVTKLAPTEAQFADLLFAWKVAKFVKSNAIVYAKDHRTIGVGAGQMSRVYSARIAGIKAQDAGLVVEGSVMASDAFFPFRDGIDAAAQAGIKAVIQPGGSMRDNEVIAAADEHGIAMVFTGVRHFRH, from the coding sequence ATGACCGCAAACCTGTTCGAAGGCCCGTCCGTGGCCGTTCGCCGCGCCCTGCTGTCCGTCTCCGACAAGACCGGCCTGCTCGATTTCGCCAAGGCGCTGGCTGCGCACGGCGTGGAACTGCTCTCCACCGGCGGCACCGCCAAGACGCTGCGCGAGGCTGGCCTCACGGTGAAGGACGTCAGCGAGCACACCGGCTTCCCGGAAATGATGGATGGCAGGGTGAAGACGCTGCACCCGAAGGTGCACGGCGGCCTGCTCGGCCGCGCCGGCACCGACGACGCGGTGATGGCGGAACACGGCATCGACAGGATCGACCTGCTGGTGCTGAACCTGTATCCGTTCCTGAAGGTGTCGATGGATCCGGCCAGCAGCTTCGAGGACGTGATCGAGAACATCGACATCGGCGGCCCGGCGATGCTGCGCAGCGCGGCCAAGAACTTCGCCCGCGTCGCCGTCGCCACCGATCCGGCGCAGTACGCCGGGATCGTCGACGAGTTGAATGCCAATGCCGGCGCGCTGTCGGCGAAGACCCGCTTCGGCCTGGCCGTCGCGGCGTTCAACAACGTCGCCTTCTACGACGCCTGCATCAGCAATTTCCTGTCGGCGAAGCAGGACGACGGCAGCCATGCGCAGTTCTCCGCGCAGGCCAACGGCAACTTCGTCAAGGTGATGGACCTGCGCTACGGCGAGAACCCGCACCAGCAGGCCGCGTTCTACCGCGACCTGTGGCCGGCGCCCGGTTCGCTGGCGACGTTCACCCAGCTGCAGGGCAAGGAACTCAGTTACAACAACATCGCCGACAGCGATGCCGCGTGGGAATGCGTGCGCCAGTTCGAGCTGCCGGCCTGCGTGATCGTCAAGCACGCCAACCCGTGCGGCGTGGCGATCGGCGCCGGTTGCGCCAATGCCTATGAAGCCGCCTACGCCACCGACCCGACCAGCGCGTTCGGCGGCATCCTCGCGTTCAACACCAGGCTGGATGCGGCGACCTGCAAGGCGATCCTCGACCGCCAGTTCGTCGAAGTGCTGATCGCGCCGGATTACGAGGATGGCGCGCTCGATTACGCGCGCAAGAAAGCGAATGTGCGCGTGCTGCGCATCCCGATGGCCAAGCCCTCGCCCGGCTTCATCGACACCAAGCGCGTCGGCTCCGGCATGCTGATGCAGACCGCCGACGACCGCGTGATTACCCGCGACGACTTGAAGGTCGTGACCAAGCTCGCGCCCACCGAGGCGCAGTTCGCCGACCTGCTGTTCGCCTGGAAGGTAGCGAAGTTCGTGAAGTCGAACGCGATCGTCTATGCGAAGGACCACCGCACCATCGGCGTCGGCGCCGGGCAGATGAGCCGCGTGTATTCCGCGCGCATCGCCGGGATCAAGGCGCAGGACGCGGGCCTCGTGGTCGAAGGCTCGGTGATGGCCAGCGATGCCTTCTTCCCGTTCCGCGATGGCATCGACGCCGCCGCGCAGGCCGGGATCAAGGCGGTGATCCAGCCGGGCGGTTCGATGCGCGACAACGAGGTGATCGCGGCGGCGGACGAGCACGGGATCGCGATGGTGTTCACCGGCGTGCGCCACTTCCGCCACTGA
- the accC gene encoding acetyl-CoA carboxylase biotin carboxylase subunit — MLDKVVIANRGEIALRILRACHAMGIRTVAVHSTVDRNLKHVAMADESVCIGPAPSSESYLNMPAIIAAAEVTDAQAIHPGYGFLSENADFAERVEQSGFVFIGPKADTIRLMGDKVEAIRAMKAAGVPCVPGSGGPLGDDTATNVKIAAEIGYPVIVKAAGGGGGRGMRVVHTEAALANAIATTKQEAKAAFGNDMVYMEKFLENPRHVEIQVLADGQGNAIHLGERDCSMQRRHQKVVEEAPAPGISDEQRAEIGRVCVEACIRIGYRGAGTFEFLYEAGRFYFIEMNTRIQVEHPVTELVTGIDLVREQLLIAAGHKLSIKQSDVVLKGHAIECRINAEDPDTFMPSPGLVTHFHSPGGPGVRVDSHIYEGYRVPPNYDSMIGKLIVHGATREQAIARMRVALSEMVVDGIKTNVPLQQRILADGGFAQGGQNIHYLEKKLAERKDKALSVI; from the coding sequence ATGCTCGATAAAGTCGTCATCGCCAACCGCGGCGAGATCGCGCTGCGCATCCTGCGCGCCTGCCATGCGATGGGCATCCGCACGGTCGCGGTGCATTCCACCGTGGACCGCAACCTCAAGCACGTGGCGATGGCCGACGAATCCGTCTGCATCGGCCCGGCGCCATCCAGCGAGAGCTACCTCAACATGCCGGCGATCATCGCCGCCGCCGAGGTGACCGACGCGCAGGCCATCCACCCCGGCTACGGCTTCCTGTCGGAGAACGCGGACTTCGCCGAACGCGTGGAGCAGTCCGGCTTCGTCTTCATCGGCCCCAAGGCCGACACCATCCGCCTGATGGGCGACAAGGTGGAAGCGATCCGCGCGATGAAGGCCGCGGGCGTGCCCTGCGTGCCCGGCAGCGGCGGCCCCTTGGGCGACGACACGGCGACCAACGTGAAGATCGCCGCGGAGATCGGCTACCCGGTGATCGTCAAGGCGGCCGGCGGCGGCGGCGGCCGCGGCATGCGCGTGGTCCACACCGAAGCCGCGCTGGCCAATGCCATCGCCACCACCAAGCAGGAAGCCAAGGCCGCGTTCGGCAACGACATGGTCTACATGGAGAAGTTCCTGGAGAACCCGCGCCACGTGGAGATCCAGGTGCTGGCCGACGGCCAGGGCAACGCCATCCACCTGGGCGAGCGCGACTGCTCGATGCAGCGCCGCCACCAGAAGGTGGTGGAGGAAGCGCCCGCGCCCGGCATCAGCGACGAACAGCGCGCCGAGATTGGCCGCGTCTGCGTGGAAGCCTGCATCCGCATCGGCTACCGCGGCGCCGGCACCTTCGAGTTCCTGTACGAGGCCGGCCGCTTCTACTTCATCGAGATGAACACCCGCATCCAGGTGGAGCACCCGGTCACCGAACTGGTCACCGGCATCGACCTGGTGCGCGAGCAGTTGCTGATCGCCGCCGGCCACAAGCTCAGCATCAAGCAGAGCGACGTGGTGCTGAAGGGCCATGCGATCGAATGCCGCATCAACGCGGAAGACCCGGACACCTTCATGCCCTCGCCGGGCCTGGTGACCCACTTCCACTCGCCGGGCGGCCCGGGCGTGCGGGTGGATTCGCACATCTACGAGGGCTACCGGGTGCCGCCGAACTACGATTCGATGATCGGCAAGCTGATCGTGCACGGCGCGACCCGCGAGCAGGCGATCGCGCGCATGCGGGTGGCGCTGAGCGAGATGGTGGTGGACGGGATCAAGACCAACGTGCCGCTGCAGCAGCGGATCCTGGCCGATGGCGGTTTCGCCCAGGGCGGGCAGAACATCCATTACCTGGAAAAGAAGCTGGCGGAACGCAAGGACAAGGCGCTGTCGGTGATCTGA
- the fis gene encoding DNA-binding transcriptional regulator Fis: MDSLDAVRIEGSRLNVSADRQDASRAPLRDHVATSVRRYLRDLDGCDTDDLYNIALRELEIPLFAEVLKHCDGNQSRAATMLGIHRATLRKKLKDYGLSS, encoded by the coding sequence ATGGATTCGCTCGACGCGGTTCGCATCGAGGGCTCCCGCTTGAACGTTTCCGCCGACCGCCAGGACGCCAGCCGCGCGCCGTTGCGCGACCACGTGGCAACCTCCGTGCGCCGCTACCTGCGCGATCTCGACGGCTGCGATACCGACGACCTGTACAACATCGCCCTGCGCGAGCTGGAAATCCCGCTGTTCGCCGAGGTCCTGAAGCACTGCGACGGCAACCAGAGCCGCGCCGCGACCATGCTCGGCATCCATCGCGCCACCCTGCGCAAGAAACTCAAGGATTACGGGCTCTCCTCCTGA
- a CDS encoding ABC transporter ATP-binding protein codes for MTHTPDTHARNDIDTAPVPTPAADASTPARGSLRTRGVGKTVALPDSQLTILDDIGLDITAGERVAIVGESGSGKTTLLSLLAGLDVPSHGEVWLDGVPIHAADEDARAALRAQAVGFVFQNFQLMPAMSALDNVALPLELRGKSGTQAARELLQKVGLGERLHHLPRQLSGGEQQRVAIARAFVARPRILFADEPTGNLDRKTGLAIEDLLFDMDSARATTVVVVTHDERLAARCDRQLRLDAGRLRA; via the coding sequence ATGACGCACACGCCCGATACCCACGCCCGCAACGACATCGACACCGCTCCCGTTCCAACGCCTGCCGCAGACGCTAGCACGCCCGCGCGCGGCAGCCTGCGCACGCGCGGGGTCGGCAAGACGGTGGCGTTGCCGGACAGTCAGCTGACCATCCTCGACGACATCGGCCTGGACATCACGGCCGGCGAACGCGTGGCCATCGTCGGCGAATCCGGTTCCGGCAAGACCACCCTGCTCTCGCTGCTGGCCGGCCTGGACGTGCCCAGCCACGGCGAGGTGTGGCTGGACGGCGTGCCGATCCACGCGGCCGATGAAGATGCACGCGCCGCCTTGCGCGCGCAGGCGGTGGGCTTCGTGTTCCAGAACTTCCAGCTGATGCCGGCGATGAGCGCGCTCGACAACGTGGCGCTGCCGCTGGAATTGCGCGGGAAGTCCGGCACGCAGGCCGCGCGCGAATTGCTGCAGAAGGTCGGCCTGGGCGAACGCCTGCATCACCTGCCACGCCAGTTGTCCGGCGGCGAGCAGCAACGCGTCGCCATCGCCCGCGCCTTCGTCGCCAGGCCGCGCATCCTGTTCGCCGACGAACCCACCGGCAACCTCGACCGCAAGACCGGCCTCGCCATCGAGGACCTGCTGTTCGACATGGACAGCGCGCGCGCGACCACGGTGGTGGTGGTCACCCACGACGAGCGCCTGGCCGCGCGTTGCGACCGCCAGCTGCGGCTGGATGCCGGGCGCCTGCGCGCATGA
- a CDS encoding TlpA family protein disulfide reductase yields MPSNKAIIGVALLAALAGAAASLYFEPSIAQRLAGTELGQRMLGAVLQTRAPAPPHGVIVAERGDIVPAMRLLTVDGAATGIPKAWAGRTTLVNLWASWCAPCLKEMPELEAFAREQGANGTQVVGIALDDAASAQAMLQRLRIAYPNLVDAPGPADAGVRLGNPAGVLPYTVLVSAEGRVLKTRIGPFESRQDIADWTQH; encoded by the coding sequence ATGCCATCGAACAAGGCGATCATCGGCGTCGCTTTGCTGGCGGCGCTCGCCGGGGCGGCCGCAAGCCTGTACTTCGAGCCCAGCATCGCCCAGCGCCTGGCCGGCACCGAACTCGGCCAGCGGATGCTCGGCGCGGTGCTGCAAACACGTGCCCCGGCGCCACCGCATGGGGTGATCGTCGCCGAACGTGGCGACATCGTGCCTGCCATGCGCCTTTTGACGGTCGATGGCGCCGCAACCGGCATCCCCAAGGCCTGGGCCGGCAGAACCACCCTGGTCAACCTGTGGGCCAGCTGGTGCGCACCCTGCCTGAAGGAAATGCCGGAACTTGAGGCATTCGCCCGCGAACAGGGGGCAAATGGCACGCAAGTCGTCGGCATTGCGCTGGACGATGCAGCTTCGGCGCAGGCCATGCTGCAGCGACTGCGCATCGCCTATCCCAACCTGGTCGACGCCCCCGGCCCCGCCGATGCCGGTGTGCGCCTGGGCAACCCGGCCGGCGTGCTGCCGTACACGGTGCTGGTCTCGGCCGAAGGGCGCGTGTTGAAGACCAGGATCGGGCCGTTTGAAAGCCGGCAGGACATCGCCGACTGGACGCAGCACTGA
- a CDS encoding GNAT family N-acetyltransferase gives MADAILRDAVAADFERVLALNAAEVTQTSAMDRVRLEALAALACRFTVAEADGRVVGLLLAMDHDAAYDNDNFRWFAAHAPRFVYVDRIVVDAAAAGMGIGGTLYRDLFAQARRRGIDRVVCEYNLAPPNPASKAFHDRFGFVEVGRQHVAGGSKLVSLQQLVLAPEAMS, from the coding sequence ATGGCCGACGCGATCCTGCGCGATGCCGTGGCGGCGGACTTCGAGCGCGTGCTTGCGCTGAATGCCGCCGAAGTGACGCAGACCAGCGCGATGGATCGCGTGCGGCTGGAGGCATTGGCCGCGCTGGCCTGTCGCTTCACCGTCGCCGAAGCGGATGGCCGCGTGGTCGGCTTACTGCTGGCGATGGATCACGACGCCGCCTACGACAACGACAACTTCCGCTGGTTCGCCGCGCACGCGCCGCGCTTCGTCTACGTGGACCGCATCGTGGTGGATGCCGCCGCGGCCGGCATGGGCATCGGCGGCACGCTCTACCGCGACCTGTTCGCGCAGGCGCGCCGGCGCGGCATCGATCGCGTCGTGTGCGAATACAACCTGGCGCCGCCGAATCCGGCGTCGAAAGCCTTCCACGACCGCTTCGGTTTCGTCGAAGTCGGCCGGCAACATGTCGCCGGCGGCAGCAAACTGGTGTCCCTGCAGCAACTCGTTCTTGCCCCGGAGGCAATGTCATGA
- a CDS encoding arylesterase, with protein MLAAPAAAARGQQVLVMGDSLSAAYGLRPEQGWVALAEAKSARYDFHNASISGETSAGGRSRIAAELARTKPDIVVIELGANDGLRGLPLTQLGSNLGWMIGASKAAGARVLLVGLQLPPNFGRYATDFQRSYALIAQRLDAGLVPHFLAPLGTQRKWFQADNLHPVAAAQPLLADQMLRALDALPAR; from the coding sequence ATGCTAGCCGCTCCGGCGGCCGCGGCGCGCGGGCAGCAAGTCCTGGTGATGGGCGATTCATTGTCCGCGGCCTATGGCCTGCGCCCGGAACAGGGCTGGGTGGCGCTGGCCGAGGCGAAATCCGCGCGCTACGACTTCCACAACGCCAGCATTTCCGGCGAGACCAGCGCCGGCGGGCGCAGCCGGATCGCCGCCGAACTGGCGCGGACGAAACCCGACATCGTGGTGATCGAACTCGGCGCCAACGACGGCCTGCGCGGCCTGCCGCTCACGCAACTGGGGTCGAACCTGGGCTGGATGATCGGTGCATCGAAAGCGGCCGGTGCGCGCGTGCTGCTGGTCGGCCTGCAGCTGCCGCCGAACTTCGGCCGCTACGCCACGGATTTCCAGCGCAGCTACGCGCTGATCGCCCAGCGCCTCGATGCCGGGTTGGTGCCGCATTTCCTGGCGCCGCTGGGCACGCAGCGCAAATGGTTCCAGGCCGACAACCTGCACCCGGTGGCCGCGGCGCAGCCCTTGCTGGCGGACCAGATGTTGCGGGCGCTGGACGCGTTGCCCGCGCGCTGA
- the aroQ gene encoding type II 3-dehydroquinate dehydratase, whose translation MAQLLVLHGPNLDLLGSREPEVYGRTTLADIDADLAARAAAAGHALLSLQSNAEHVLIERIHAARNDGTAFILINPAAFTHTSVALRDALAAVAIPFIEIHLSNPHSREPFRQHSYFSDKAVGVVCGFGADSYRYALDAALARLAA comes from the coding sequence ATGGCACAGCTGCTGGTCCTGCACGGCCCCAACCTCGACCTGCTCGGCAGCCGCGAGCCCGAGGTCTATGGCCGCACCACGCTGGCCGACATCGACGCCGACCTGGCCGCCCGCGCCGCCGCCGCCGGCCATGCCCTGCTGTCGCTGCAGTCGAACGCCGAGCACGTGCTGATCGAACGCATCCATGCCGCCCGCAACGACGGCACCGCCTTCATCCTGATCAACCCCGCTGCCTTCACCCACACCTCGGTGGCCCTGCGCGACGCGCTGGCGGCCGTGGCCATCCCCTTCATCGAAATCCACCTGTCGAACCCGCACAGCCGCGAACCCTTCCGCCAGCACAGCTATTTCAGCGACAAGGCGGTCGGCGTGGTCTGCGGCTTCGGTGCCGATTCCTATCGCTACGCCCTCGATGCCGCGCTTGCGCGGCTCGCGGCCTGA
- a CDS encoding DUF3426 domain-containing protein, with amino-acid sequence MSRAPSFIREAAPRRARIGEWIALALLALALLAQLFFSQRAPLAADARWRPMVVAACGALGCSVPAWREPGAFSMLSRDVIAVPGRPGVLRVQASFRNDAAWAQPWPALVLALSNAEGRQLGMRRFLPRDYLGNAPKDALLAPGQATQLAFDIVEPAAGVVAFDFRFE; translated from the coding sequence GTGAGCCGCGCGCCCAGCTTCATCCGCGAAGCCGCGCCGCGCCGCGCGCGCATCGGCGAATGGATCGCGCTGGCGCTGCTCGCGCTGGCGCTGCTGGCGCAGTTGTTCTTCAGCCAGCGCGCGCCGCTCGCGGCGGATGCGCGCTGGCGCCCCATGGTGGTCGCAGCCTGCGGCGCGCTCGGTTGCAGCGTGCCGGCATGGCGCGAACCCGGCGCCTTCAGCATGCTTTCGCGCGACGTGATCGCAGTGCCCGGGCGCCCCGGCGTGCTGCGCGTGCAGGCCAGCTTCCGCAACGACGCCGCCTGGGCGCAACCGTGGCCGGCGCTGGTGCTGGCGCTGTCGAATGCCGAGGGCCGGCAGCTCGGCATGCGTCGCTTCCTGCCGCGCGACTACCTCGGCAATGCGCCGAAGGACGCGCTGCTCGCCCCCGGCCAGGCCACGCAACTGGCGTTCGACATCGTCGAACCGGCAGCGGGCGTGGTCGCCTTCGACTTCCGCTTCGAGTGA
- the prmA gene encoding 50S ribosomal protein L11 methyltransferase produces MPYLQLAIPCTEDRQPRVERALEDVGALAVTLQDAHLDAADEQAIFEPGVGEIPLWREMTLTALFDADSDALWLLAALEAFDPGIDWTQARFEKVEDQDWERAWLDQFQPMRFGARTWIVPWNHELPDAAQAGDAAVVRLDPGLAFGSGTHPTTALCLAWLDGLAARGELQGRELLDFGCGSGILALAALKLGAARAVGVDNDPQALIATADNAQRNGMVIDVFLPQDEPVRAYPVVVANILAVALDALAETLAARTEAGGRIAMSGILAGQEGELLERYAAWFDELRVARQDDWIRIEGRRR; encoded by the coding sequence ATGCCCTACCTGCAACTCGCCATTCCCTGCACCGAAGACCGGCAACCGCGCGTCGAGCGCGCGCTCGAGGACGTCGGCGCGCTTGCCGTGACCCTGCAGGACGCGCACCTGGATGCCGCCGACGAGCAGGCGATCTTCGAACCCGGCGTCGGCGAGATCCCGCTGTGGCGGGAGATGACCCTGACCGCGCTGTTCGATGCCGACAGCGACGCATTGTGGCTGCTGGCCGCGCTGGAAGCCTTCGATCCCGGCATCGACTGGACGCAGGCGCGCTTCGAGAAGGTCGAGGACCAGGACTGGGAACGCGCCTGGCTCGACCAGTTCCAGCCGATGCGCTTCGGCGCGCGCACCTGGATCGTGCCGTGGAACCACGAGCTGCCCGATGCTGCACAAGCCGGCGATGCCGCGGTCGTGCGCCTCGATCCCGGCCTGGCGTTCGGCTCCGGCACCCATCCGACCACCGCGCTCTGCCTCGCGTGGCTGGATGGACTCGCCGCGCGCGGCGAACTGCAGGGCCGCGAGCTGCTCGATTTCGGCTGCGGCAGCGGCATCCTCGCGCTCGCGGCGCTCAAGCTCGGCGCGGCGCGCGCGGTCGGCGTCGACAACGATCCGCAGGCATTGATCGCCACCGCCGACAATGCCCAGCGCAACGGCATGGTCATCGACGTATTCCTGCCGCAGGACGAACCGGTGCGCGCCTACCCGGTGGTGGTCGCCAACATCCTCGCGGTCGCGCTGGACGCGTTGGCCGAGACCCTGGCCGCGCGCACCGAGGCGGGCGGACGCATCGCGATGTCCGGCATCCTCGCCGGCCAGGAAGGCGAACTGCTGGAACGCTATGCCGCCTGGTTCGACGAGCTGCGCGTCGCCCGCCAGGATGACTGGATCCGCATCGAAGGCCGGCGCAGGTGA
- a CDS encoding protein-disulfide reductase DsbD family protein produces the protein MSRFRRWLAGFALAMALPAVAADVELPPVDEVFVLSAQATAPDRIEVRWQIAKGYYLYRHRTSVKADAAFTGAKLALPTGDKHRDEFFGDVETYRRQLVGTLRGTPAAGAATTTLTVKYQGCADAGVCYPPQTRTLKVALPGEAAGDGGFGFAKKGGGLFGLGGNDAGAVDAAPLPVERAFTSEVIADGGDRLLLRLTPAKGYYLYRDKLSVKLDAGKGLSASLPPASKLPKAQPYRDEHFGNVAVYFDQVEIALPVTRRVTDAAKGTLVLGLQGCQDGGICYPPMTRRLAVSLPAGTVTPAAAIAPAAGGDAAGANADPGTASDAPIAAAPASDATASDAPPSGDAERTQPPQQQTRGLLGSLLLALLGGLILNLMPCVLPVLSLKALALAQGGESPQRARNHALAYTAGVLLSFAALGALALALRKAGLALGWGFQLQQPLVVGVLALVVFAFGLSLSGLWYANVGIGQRGSALIRRGGMSGDFFTGVLAVVLATPCTAPFMGAALAYAFTGPAAGGMLVFLMLGLGLALPFLLIGFVPAFARLLPRPGAWMETLKQLLAFPMYVTAAWLVFVLASLRGAEAVWQWLLAAIGLAFAAWAWMRAQQGGRNRWRAAALLALIATAWPLATLHGLPKPEAAPAMAARNGIASIAFSEQALADLRAQGRVVLVNMTADWCVSCKVNEKAVFARDGFRAAIDAADAVYMTGDYTDVDPSITAYLERHKAVGVPLYVVYPRGGGEGRILPVILTPGLVEDALAQAAGGR, from the coding sequence TTGTCCCGTTTCCGTCGCTGGCTGGCTGGCTTCGCGCTGGCGATGGCCCTGCCCGCCGTCGCGGCCGATGTCGAGTTGCCGCCGGTCGACGAGGTCTTCGTGCTGTCCGCGCAGGCCACCGCGCCGGATCGCATCGAGGTGCGTTGGCAGATCGCCAAGGGCTACTACCTGTACCGCCATCGCACCTCGGTCAAGGCCGATGCCGCCTTCACCGGCGCCAAACTGGCGCTACCGACCGGCGACAAGCATCGCGACGAATTCTTCGGCGATGTCGAAACCTATCGTCGGCAACTGGTCGGCACGCTGCGCGGCACCCCCGCCGCGGGTGCGGCCACGACCACCCTGACCGTGAAATACCAGGGCTGCGCCGATGCCGGCGTCTGCTATCCGCCGCAGACGCGCACGCTGAAGGTCGCGCTGCCGGGCGAAGCCGCCGGCGACGGCGGCTTCGGTTTCGCGAAGAAGGGCGGCGGGCTGTTCGGCCTGGGCGGCAACGACGCGGGCGCGGTCGATGCCGCGCCGTTGCCGGTGGAACGCGCCTTCACCAGCGAGGTCATCGCCGATGGCGGCGACCGGCTGCTGCTGCGGCTGACCCCGGCCAAGGGCTACTACCTCTACCGCGACAAGCTGTCGGTGAAGCTGGACGCCGGCAAGGGCTTGTCCGCCTCGTTGCCGCCGGCATCGAAACTGCCGAAGGCCCAGCCTTACCGCGACGAGCATTTCGGCAATGTCGCGGTGTATTTCGACCAGGTCGAGATCGCGCTGCCGGTGACCCGCCGCGTGACCGATGCCGCCAAGGGCACGCTGGTGCTGGGCCTGCAGGGCTGCCAGGACGGCGGCATCTGCTATCCGCCGATGACCCGGCGGCTGGCGGTGTCGCTGCCGGCGGGCACGGTCACGCCGGCCGCGGCCATCGCGCCGGCGGCGGGCGGCGATGCCGCAGGCGCCAATGCCGATCCGGGCACTGCCAGCGATGCGCCGATCGCAGCGGCCCCGGCAAGCGATGCCACCGCAAGCGATGCCCCACCTTCCGGCGATGCCGAACGCACGCAACCGCCGCAGCAACAGACCCGCGGCCTGCTCGGCTCGTTGCTGCTGGCCCTGCTCGGCGGCCTGATCCTGAACCTGATGCCCTGCGTGCTGCCGGTGCTGTCGCTGAAGGCGCTGGCGCTGGCGCAGGGCGGCGAGAGCCCGCAGCGCGCGCGCAACCATGCGCTGGCCTACACCGCCGGCGTGCTGCTGAGCTTCGCCGCGCTGGGCGCGCTGGCGCTGGCCCTGCGCAAGGCCGGGCTGGCGCTGGGCTGGGGCTTCCAGCTGCAACAACCGCTGGTGGTCGGCGTGCTGGCACTGGTGGTGTTCGCCTTCGGCCTGAGCCTGTCGGGGCTGTGGTACGCCAATGTCGGCATCGGCCAGCGCGGCAGCGCGCTGATCCGGCGCGGCGGGATGTCGGGCGATTTCTTCACCGGCGTACTGGCGGTGGTGCTGGCCACGCCCTGTACCGCGCCGTTCATGGGCGCGGCGCTGGCCTATGCCTTCACCGGCCCGGCCGCGGGCGGGATGCTGGTATTCCTGATGCTGGGCCTGGGCCTGGCGCTGCCGTTCCTGTTGATCGGTTTCGTGCCGGCGTTCGCCCGCCTGCTGCCGAGGCCGGGCGCGTGGATGGAGACGCTGAAGCAATTGCTGGCCTTCCCGATGTACGTCACCGCCGCCTGGCTGGTGTTCGTGCTGGCCTCGCTGCGCGGCGCCGAAGCCGTGTGGCAATGGCTGCTGGCGGCGATCGGGCTGGCGTTCGCCGCCTGGGCCTGGATGCGGGCGCAACAGGGCGGGCGCAACCGCTGGAGGGCGGCGGCGCTGCTGGCCCTGATCGCGACGGCATGGCCGCTGGCCACGCTGCATGGCTTGCCGAAACCGGAAGCCGCGCCCGCCATGGCCGCGCGCAACGGCATCGCCAGCATCGCCTTCTCCGAACAGGCCTTGGCCGACCTGCGCGCGCAGGGCCGGGTGGTGTTGGTCAACATGACCGCCGACTGGTGCGTGAGCTGCAAGGTCAACGAAAAGGCCGTGTTCGCCCGCGACGGTTTCCGCGCGGCGATAGACGCCGCCGATGCGGTGTACATGACCGGCGACTACACCGATGTCGATCCGTCCATCACCGCCTACCTGGAACGGCACAAGGCGGTCGGCGTGCCGCTGTACGTGGTCTATCCGCGCGGCGGCGGCGAAGGCCGGATCCTGCCGGTGATCCTGACCCCGGGCCTGGTCGAGGACGCCCTGGCGCAGGCTGCGGGCGGGCGCTGA